The sequence gaccacacctggagtattgcgtacagttttggtctcctaatccgaggaaagacattcttgccatagagggagtacagagaaggttcaccagactgattcctgggatgtcaggactttcatatgaagaatgactggatagacttggcttgtactcgctagaatttagaagattgaggggggggggatcttatagaaacttacaaaatccttaaggggttggacaggctagatgcaggaagattgttcccgatgttcgggaagtccagaacaaggggtcacagtttaaggatgagggggaaatattttaggaccaagaagagaaaaaacatttttcacacagagagtggtgaatctgtggaattctctgccacagaaggtagttcattggctatatttaagagggagttagatgtggcccttgtggctaaagggatcagggggtatggagagaaggcaggtacaggatactgagttggatgatcagccatgatcatattgaatggccgaatggtctactcctgcacctattgtctatgttttctatgtttctataagatcggtGTACAGTTTTACAATGTCCACAGACAGCTGTGTACAAAGAGGCGGGTGTACTTGCAGTGTGTACACTCACTGACAGACCCATAATAACCCTGCTCCTCTTTCTGTTTTACATATATCGCAGCTATTATTGATAACAACAAGCTGATCAGTGATGAATGCAGCAAGAAGGTAACTCACGTCTCCATATTTACAAATATTTCTCAGCTCTGGGATGATGggtcaggaccgagatgagaaacaatgttttcacacacagagagagtggtgattctgtggaactctctgccacagaagttagttgaggccacagttcattgggtatattaaagagggagttagatgtggcccttgtggctaaagggaccagggggtatggagagaaggcaggtacaggatactgagtgttcaagaaggaactgcagatgctggaaaatcgaaggtacactaaaatatgctggagaagctcagcgggtgcagcagcatctatggagcgaaggagaaataggcaacgtttcgggccgagtttctccagcatttgtgtgtacaggataccgagttagatgatcagccgggggggggggggggggggggggggggggtgtttctctgccccatgtgtgtgtgtgtgtgtatgaatgggtttgtgtgtgtgtgagtgtgtgagtgtgtgtgtgtgtgtgtgtgtgtgtgtggtgttgtgtgagtgtgtgtgtgtgagtgagagtgagtgtgtgtgtgtgtgtgtgtgtgagtgtgtgtgtgtgtgtgtggtgtgtgtgtgtgtgtgtgtgtgtgtgtgtgtgtgtgtgtgtgtgtgtgtgtgtgtgtgggtgtgtgtgtgtgtgtgtgtgtgtttgtgtgtgtgtgaatgggtttgtgtgtgtgtgtgtgtgtgtgtttttttgtgtgtgtgtgtgtgtgtgtgtgtgtgtgtgtgtgtgtgtgtgtgtgtgagagtgagtgtgtgtgtgtgtgtgtgtatatatatgaggAGCCCCTACCCTGGGAACAGTGAAGAGCTCAGACTGCAGGATGCTGCTGATTCTGATTATGTTCCGCCTTTCACAGCTGAAGGACCTGGTCAACATCTACTACCCCATTGAGATCGATGCGAGTCGCAGCATCGAGGAGAAGCTTCCGCTGATGATCGAGTGGTGGGCCCAGAGTTTCCTCCAGTTACACATATTCACATCCCCCACATTGAAGCAGGAATCCAGTTTAGACTACAGTTAAGAGACTACAGGACAAAatctgccccgaccagcgatcacccgcacactgactctaccctacacactagggacaatttacagattaaCTTGTCTTtacagcgtgggaggaaaccggagcacccggaggaaacccacgcggtcacagggagaacgtacagacagcatccgtagtcaggatgtacacgggtctctggcgctgtgaggcagcaactctacccctgtgccaccgcgCTTCATGTTCCAGGAACACAAGAAGCATTATTACTACACTGTGTAGTCTTATTTTTGTGTCAGTAACGATGTACGCTTTCATTCCTGCTTCCAAAGGGAATAACCTCATACTTTatcgggatagaaacatagacaataggtgcaggagaaggccattcggctcttcgaaccggcaccgccattcaatatgataatggctgatcatccacaatcagcctaaagaagggtttcggcccaaatcgttgcctatttccttcgctccatagatgctgcctcacccgctgagtttctccagcatttttgtcgacatccaaagtcagtaccctgttcctgctttctccccatatcccttgattccgttcgccctaagagctaaatctaactcccacgTGTTCCCACAACTCTGAAGGGgaggacaatacacaataggtgcaggagtaggccattcagcccttcgagccagcatcgccattcaatgtgatcatggctgatcatccacaatcagtaccccgttcctgccttctctccatatcccctgactccgctatgtttaagagccctatctaactatctcttgaaagcatccagggaacctgcctccaccgccctctgaggcagagaattcaacagactcaccacttcTGCCTTCTCACCGTATCCCCCTGATTGCACTATCTTTAAGGACATTAGTGTTGCTTGTATTTGTAACTGGGGACAGCGTAGTGGGATGTCTCCCGCTATTCTGGTCCTCCCGTGGGTCGTGGCCCGGGTGGGGGGTCGGTGGGAAGGTGTTGTGGAGGTTCGGCAAGTCACCGGGCTGCCCGCTGTCTCGGCAGGTGGACGCAAACACACGGCCTGCTGGTGCAGCAGAGGATTCGGAAAGATAAGCTGGCGGAAATCGTGCAGGAGTCCGGCGTGGTGCTGAGGTAACGGAGTGAGAGGCGAGATGTTCCGTGTATCCCGGCCGCTTCACTGCGGGTCAGTCTGCTGCAGGGTTAAATGTCACTCTCCAGACCAGCACAAGTTGCAGACTGATGCCGGCAGCGCAGTggcagttagacaatagacaatagacaataggtgaaggaggaggccattcggcccttcgagccagcaccgccattcaatgtgatcgccccccatcagtaccccgttcctgccttctccacatatcccctgactccgctattttaaagagccctatctagctctctcttgaaagcatccagagaacctgcctccaccgccctctgaggcagagaattccacagactcaccactctctgtgagaaaaactgtttcctcatctccgttctaaatggcttactccttattcttaaactgtggcccctggttctggactcccccaacatcgggaacatgtttcctgcccctagcgtgtccaagcccttaacaatcttatatgtttcaatacgatagaactctattcatcccaggaggggaattgatctgccaacagtcattaaaACACAACAtagatgaaacatgaaattaaagtgacgtgtggaaaggattggggatgtgcaaagattggggaggggggggggggggtgagggggggatcagtcagtctaccccacgacagaagggggaagggttgtacactttgatagccacagggaagaaggatctcctgtggcgttctgtgctgcatcttggtggatgtGATGCttgcactggtgggagagtctaggaccagaggccacatccTCGGAATAAACGAACGTACGTGTTATTCTGAGGCTTCAAAAGACACACAGAAACGTTTTTTCTGGGCAATTTTTTAAACTCGGAATAAAAAGCAGAGGCTTTTATTCCTCAGCagaataatttatttaatcagagggcggtgaatctgtgcaattctttaccacagaaggcagtggaggccaggtcagtggatatttttaaggcagagatagaaacatagaaaataggtgcaggagtaggccattcggcccttcgagccgaaggtacaggatactgagttggattatcagccatgatcatattgaatcgcggcgcgggctcgaagggccgaatggcctactcctgcacctattttctatgtttatacgtTTGTGACGTGACGCTTTCTCTTGCAGGGAGGGCTACCAGACTTTCTTCGATGAGCTTCTCAAGAGCAACATTCCCGTCTTCATATTCTCGGCTGGTGTTGGTGACATTTTGGAGGAAATAATTCGACAGGTCAACGTCTACTACCAGAATGTGACGGTGGTCTCCAACTTCATGGACTTTGATGAGAAGGCGAGTGCAGTGGATGATTATGGTGGGCGGGCAGGCAGTGAGAgataagatagacagtcagaggagccggggatatggggagaaggcaggaacggtgtactgattggggatgaacagccatgatcacattgaatggcggtgctggctcgaagggccgaatggcctactcctgcacctattgtctattgtctattgtctaaaccattttcccaggatggaaaataaaaacaaacactAGGAGGccaggctttaaggtgagagtggcgaGGTTTAacaggagatgtatggggcaagtttacacagacggtggtgggtgtcGGGAACACGTaatcgggggtggtggtggaggccggtgcgatagtggtgtttaagaggcttttggacatgTAGTGAATGAGTATGGGGGAGATATGGATTAGGCACAGGGAGAGAAGAGATGGTCTTCGATGCAGAAGATAATCCAGTCAGATGCATTCCTGATATTTCTGttcagtttagacaatagacaataggtgcaggagcaggacatttggcccttcgagccagcaccgccattcaatgtgatcatggctgatcatccccaatcagtaccccgttcctgccttctccccatatcccctgactccgctattttttcagagccctatctagctctctcttgaaagcatccagagaagctgcctccatcgccctctgaggcagagaattccacagactcaccactctctgtgagaaaaaagtgtttcctcgtcaccgttctaaattcTTAttccttataataataataaattcctaataaattccttattcttaaactgtgtatgccccctggttctggactcccccaacatcgggaacatgtttcctgcctctagtgtgtccaaacccttaataatcttacatgtttcaatgagataccctctcatccttctaaactccagaatgtacaagcccagctgctccattctctcagcatatgacagccccgccatcgctggaattaaccttgtaaacctacgctgcactccctcaataacaagaatgtccttcctcaaattaggggaccaaaactgtacacaatactccaggtgtggtctcactaggactctgtacaactgcagaaggaactctttgctcctatattcgatttctcttgctataaaggccaacatgccattcactttcttcactgcctgctgtacctgcatgcttactttagttGGTTTCTCgccatgtgcaccgaggtacagtgaccagTTGTGGGATCTTGGTGCCTGACATGTCCCCAGTGTTAGGACCAACCAGTCCCCGACATCACCTCTCGGGGCGACCGGAGTCTGGGCCCAGGAAACCTGTGGGTGGATGGTGGGAGGAGCTCAGAATCTACTGACCCCCCCCCGTTCCCGCATCACCCGGCCTGTTTCTTCCCCACCCAGGGGTGTCTGAGAGGCTTTAAAGGCGAACTGATCCACATCTACAACAAGGGCGAAGGGGTTCTGCGCAACACGGACTACTTCCAGCAGCTGAGTGACTACACCAACGTCATTCTGCTCGGAGACTCGCTGGGCGACCTGGATATGGCGTGTGGGGTCCAGAACATGGAGAACATCCTGAAAATAGGATTCCTCAATCACACGGTGAGCAGcgggcagggggggagagggagggagggagatgggggagagagagggggggagggggagagggagagggagagagatggagggaggagagagagggagagagaggagagagggagagaggagagggagaggagagagagggagggggagagagaggggagggagagggggagggagggagagggagagagagagggagggagagggagagagagagagagagagggggagatgaaggagtgagaggagagagagagagagagagaggggggaggagagagccaCACAACTCGCGACTCTGAGGACATTCAGAAGCTCCTCAACCTAACACAGACCATCCTCCAGACATGTGGGCGACACAGTGTCGCAGCTACAGACCGGCATGAAATATAGGCATCAACTCTCTTGGGATTCTCCTTAACTTAAGTGCCAGAGCAATCTCAAGGTCCATTTCAATTCATAAATTCGAGTTAtagaagaagaattaggccattcggcccatcgtgtctaatccgccattgattcgtggctgatctctgcctcctaatcccattctcctgccttcccccataaatTGTTGAGAGATTTAAAGATGAATCCCATTGAGGTAGACAcgtgatgagggggggggggggggggggggggggcacagagcacggtggcgcagcggtcggagacccgggttcgatcccgactacgggcgctgtctgtacggagtttgcacgttctccccgtgaccacatgggtttcctccgggcgcttgggttgcctcccacacaccaaagacgtgcgcgtttgtcggctaattggctttggttaaattctCACAACGCGTTCGGtaggtgctagtgtgcggggatcgctggccggcgcggacttgatgggccgaagggcccgattccgcgctgtatcgctaaaccaaACGAACAATATgaatcgaagctagacacaaaatgctggagtaactgagcggggacaggcagcatctctggagagaagggatgggtgacgttgcgggtctaGACCATtctgcagagatgcagcctgtccccgcCGAGttcactccagcagtttgtgtctgccTGTCTATCTTGGaggtaaagcagcacctgcagttccttcaaccaATCAACCTttgttgtcatcttgcaaagccacagttgtacagtgcaaaatgacaagacgtttcccagggaataccggagcatcgcacataaaactacaacatttcacacataaataaaaatgataataataataataataatatattttattgtcattgcacataagcgcaacgagatttccatccgatgtcataacttaaataacgaataaaatttagatttagataccccgagaacatggtttgtaagaaGACCAATTCCCTAATAAAAACaatacgaatagttaaaaagtgcaggaaaaaacagcaactttaaatacaagtaaaaacagtcatcaattgtccagggcagctgatttaagtgaccggtgccagagttgttattaaattgtcatgcaaaaaagaacaaaaacaaaaaaaaaactacacacTACATTCCTACatagaaggagtaggccattcggcccttcgagcctgcaccgccattcaatatgatcatggctgatcatccaactcagtatcccatccctgccttctttacataccacctgatccctttagccacaagggccacatctaactccctcttaaatatagccaatgagctggcctcaactaccttctgtggcagagaattccagagattcaccactctctgtgtgaaaaatgttttttctcatctcagtcctcaaagattttcccccttatccttaaactgtgaccccttgttctggacttccccaacatcgggaataatcttcctgcatctagcctgtccaaccccttaagaatttatataatatagatcccccctcaatcttctaaattctagcgaaacaT is a genomic window of Leucoraja erinacea ecotype New England chromosome 27, Leri_hhj_1, whole genome shotgun sequence containing:
- the LOC129710154 gene encoding cytosolic 5'-nucleotidase 3-like isoform X1, with protein sequence MQHLQTNVPFSLQIPELEKSTVRIRHPERVQQIISSLRDGGASKLQIVTDFDMTLTRFAHNGKRIPTCHTIIDNNKLISDECSKKLKDLVNIYYPIEIDASRSIEEKLPLMIEWWTQTHGLLVQQRIRKDKLAEIVQESGVVLREGYQTFFDELLKSNIPVFIFSAGVGDILEEIIRQVNVYYQNVTVVSNFMDFDEKGCLRGFKGELIHIYNKGEGVLRNTDYFQQLSDYTNVILLGDSLGDLDMACGVQNMENILKIGFLNHTVDQFLDKYLAYFDIVLVEDETLEVANGILRHILQRGPAAPGGDS
- the LOC129710154 gene encoding cytosolic 5'-nucleotidase 3-like isoform X2 yields the protein MIPELEKSTVRIRHPERVQQIISSLRDGGASKLQIVTDFDMTLTRFAHNGKRIPTCHTIIDNNKLISDECSKKLKDLVNIYYPIEIDASRSIEEKLPLMIEWWTQTHGLLVQQRIRKDKLAEIVQESGVVLREGYQTFFDELLKSNIPVFIFSAGVGDILEEIIRQVNVYYQNVTVVSNFMDFDEKGCLRGFKGELIHIYNKGEGVLRNTDYFQQLSDYTNVILLGDSLGDLDMACGVQNMENILKIGFLNHTVDQFLDKYLAYFDIVLVEDETLEVANGILRHILQRGPAAPGGDS